Within the Corvus hawaiiensis isolate bCorHaw1 chromosome 32, bCorHaw1.pri.cur, whole genome shotgun sequence genome, the region aaacaccTTGAAAACCCCTCGGGACCCCCCTCAGACCCTCCCAAAACCTCCCCCTcaaaacccccccagcccccgctcacccccacccccccagtTCCTCCTCCCCAGGACTTTGGGAGTCTCTGCCCCTTTcagggggggattttggggagtcTGACAccccccccctgccccccaggGGTGAATGAGTGCCTGGCGGGGGGCGGGGGCTGCTCCCACGGCTGCCGGGACCTGCGGGTGGGCTTCGAGTGCCTTTGTCCCCCCGGCTTCAGCCTGGACCCCGACAACCGGACCTGCCACGGTGCGTGAGACCCCCCAAAATACCCTGAAATACCCCAACCCCGCCCGGGACACCACGGGGGAACTCTTGACACCACCAAATCTGCCCCGGGGAGCGTTGGGGTCCCCAAGAGGGAAGTGGGGTTCAGGGGGAGTTTTGGGAGGGTCCCAGGGGGGTTGGGGGTTAGAGGGGAGTGGATCCGGGGGTCCTGAGGGGGGGTCAAGGGAAATTTGGGGGTCCTGAGGGTTTGGGGAGTATCAGGGGTTTGAGGGCCCATGtagggatttggggtgattttgggggggttcccTGCGAGGGGTTCACCGCGGTGTCCCCCTTCAGGCCCCCCTGGGACCCTCCTGGTGAGCACCCGGCACCAGGTGCTGGCACTGGGGGGCCCCGAACCCCAAATCCTGCGGGGGCCCATCAAGCACGCGGCCGCTCTGGATGTCGGCATTGAGGGGGGGTCCCTGTTCTGGGGGGACCCCAGCGAGGGGCTCATCTACAGGTGAGGAACCCCCCGAGACCTCCCCAAATCTctctgggacccccccaaacaCTGCCAGGATCtctccccgggacccccagtGAGGCTTGGAGACCCCCTGGGACCTCCCtaatgccccccaggacaccccccagtgtccccagtcctCCCCAGTGATCCCAAATACCCCCCCGgccccccaaatttccccctcCCATCACTCCCCCAGTGCCTCCCATGTCCCATCAGGACTCCCAATTCCCCTCCAATCTCCCTCAACCCCAACTCCCAACtgcccccagagctcccagggcCCCCCGTGTCCTCCCAACCTCCCTCCCCAGATGCCCCCACTGCTCTCCATGCCCCTCAGAGCCCCGCTGGCCGCGGGCCCCGCAGTGCCCCTGGGGGTGGTCCCGGGCCCGGGGTCCCCGGCCGGGATCGCCCTGGACTGGATCCACCGGCTCCTGTACTGGACCGAGCCCGGCTCCGGCTGTGTGGCCGTCAGTGACCCCTCGGGGCTGCGCCACCGCACCCTGCACCGGGACCCCCGGACACGGCCCTGGGGGGTGGTCGTGGACCCCCTGAACGGGTacgggggggacacagggacgtAGGGGGGACAGGGGTATGTGGGGGACACGGCGGGTGACAGGGAGGGGGGTTAGGGGGCTTTGGGGACGTGGGGGGACGCAGGGGGGCTTGGGGGAGTGGTAGTGACATtgggtgggcagggggctgTGCGGGGGCACGGGTGGGCAGGAGACAATGGTGGCACTGGTGACACTGGTGTCCCCCAGGTACCTGTACTGGTCAGACTGGGGATCCCGCCCCCACATCGCCCAGGGGGCCCAGGACGGGGCCCCCCCCCAAGCTCCTGGTGACTGAAGACGTGGAGCGGCCTCAGGGACTGGCCCTGGGTGAGGGTCCCACACCTGACCCCAAACGTGTCCCGTGGCCTGTCCTGTGTCCCCAGACCAGTCCTGTGTCCCCAAAGCTGTCCCCACGTTCCACAGAGCACCCCCAGACTCCCCCATGGCTACCTGATCTTCCAGGTGCCCCCCtatgtccccagccctgtttCCCCCCCCAATGCCAATGTtctcccgtgtccccccagtgaCCCCTTGACCCCTCAGTGCCCCCCTGACTCCCCCTGTGCCTCCAGACCAGTCCTCCCAGCGCCTGTACTGGGCCGATGGCCGCCTCCACACCGTGTCCAGCGTGGCCCTGGACGGGAGCGGCCGCCAGACACACCTGAGGGACCCCCAGCACCTGGCGCAGCCCCTCGGCCTCGCCGTCTTCCAGGTGAGACCCCCAGGACCGCCCCGGGCCCCCCCCAACGTCCCCCCACaacccctcctgtccccttcccccttgaccctccctgtgtccctcaggacccccccaatgtccccctgAACCCTCCCGCTCCCCCCCAACCTCCAAtgtcccttctcctcccccaggAGCCCCCCGTGTTCTCCCTCGTGTCCCCTCTGactccccccgtgtccctccctCCAGGACTGGGCCTTCTGGACCGACCCCTCCCGGGGATCCCTGGTGGCCACGCGGCTCCAAGGGGGCTCCTCCGCCCCCCAGGTGGTGGCCCAGGAGCTCTTCAGCCCCGAGGCCGTCGTGGTGCTGCACCCGGGGAGGCAGCCAGCAGGTaagacccccaaaactcccccagaATACCCCTGGGACCCCTCAAAATGCTCCCAAAAtatccctgggacccccaaaacacccaaagccagccaaaaataccccaaagaCATCTCTGAGACTCCAGAATCCCCCAAAGACCACTCCAGACCCCCCTGACCTGTGCTCTCCCCCCAGGCCCCAACCGCTGCGAGGGTCCCGGGGGTGCCTGCTCCTTCCtgtgcctcccctcccccatcCGCGGCCCCGGCTCCCCCCGGTTCAGCTGCGCCTGCCCTGACGGGGAGCACCTGGACAGCGACGGACGCACCTGTGTGATAGGTAACCCcctaaaatcccccaaaccccccgggttcacctgtgcccaggtgaccCCCCCCATATTTCCCCAGAGCACCCCGGGACCCCCGAGCCCCTCGCCCGGAACTTGAGCAAGGAGGGAAACGCCTCGATAGGTAATGGCTGCACCCACTGGCCACCCACTGGCCACACTCACTGGCCACACGCTGACCACTCCTGTCCCCACAGGTGATCTCGGGGGGACCGGGGGGGCCTGGCCGGGGCTGACAGCACTTGGGGTCCTGCTGCCCCTTGGTATGGCCCTGCTTGGGGGGGGTCAaaattttggggggttgggggggaaaTTCAGGGGGTCCCAAAGAAAGGGTGCCCGGAATGGGAGGGTCTGGGGGGGTGGCGTCCCTAAAAAAGGGTGGGGAAATGGATGGAGGGGGCAGAATGGGGATCTCAAAGGTGGGGAGAGGGTGGCGTTTCAAAACAGAGGTGCCAAATCTGgagggttggggggggggggccaaAATGGGATGGGGGCAAAATTCGGGCGGGTTTTCAAAGGTGGGGGGTCTCAAAGGGGGGGCGTCCCCTTTGAGGGTCTCATCTTGAGGGGGCCAGGTCCTATCCCTGCAGTTCCCCACCCGTGCCCACCAGGGGCCTTCGGGGATCGATCCCATGGGGGGGTCCCGGATTTTTGGGGGTGAAGGCCGGATTTTAGGGGTCACCTGGGGAAGGTGTCCCGGCTTTGGGGATCCCCCGTGACctccccccccgcgccccccagGGCTGGTGCTGTGCCTCGGGGTGGCAGCCAGGGCACTGTGGCGGGAGTGGCGCCGGCGCAGCACCAACAGCATCAGCTTCACCAACGCCACCTTCCGGAAAGGGCCCGGGGACCCCCTGGATGGGGGGGGGGCTCGGGGACCCCCTGGTGAGTGAAAGGGGAGACTTGGGGGACCCCCTGCTTAAAGGTGGGGTCTGGGGCAGGAAGGGGTTCAGGGACCCCCTGCActgacaccccccccccccccctttcctcccccaGCAGCCACTGACGTCAGAGGATGACGAGCCCTGAGGATTTGGGGGAGCCAAGAcccccccccagagccccctgggGTTGGGGAACGGActgagagcagggctggggggcagcCGCAGCTGGGAACAtctgggagcacagctgggaacagctgtGTGCACAAAGACACACCTGGGTAtgcctgggcacacctggacaTGCTGCAGCaacagctggacacagctggacacagctgcaAAGAGCTGCGCACACTCGGACGTGGCTACAGACACAGCTGGACACACCTGGGAACACCCAGGCATTCCTGGACATGGCCGAGCACCCTCGGACACGGCTGCAGACACAGCTGGACGCAGCTCTCCATGCCTGTCCATACAGTGACCCCTGGGGGGGGGTtgtttggggggcttttttttaaccaaaatacTGTGAATCCCCCCAAACTGAGGTGCTGGGAAGTGGGCGGGGCCGAGGAGACCCGGCCCGTTCCCCCCGTCaataaacttttatttattGACCCCTGCGAGGCCggactgggagaactgggagcGCCTGGGCGGGGCCCGGGTGCCCCTGCACGCACGCGATTGGCCCAGAGCCGCTCCGTGCCGGGCGCTGATTGCTCAGCTCAGTTTCCCTCCTAACTCGCTGCTCGATGCTCATTGGACACCGGGCACGCAGAGACACACGCTATTGGCTGAGCGCACTGCCAATCACGCTCCACCCCCAACACCGTCTGTGATTGGCTACCTCGTTTCCCGCCGCCGATGAATTCCCGCGCCTGTCGTTCTAACAAAGCCCCGCTCCTCCGCTGCCCGCGCTCCATTGGCTGCGCTCGCCGTCAGTCACACGCGTCCTCCAATCGCTGCGCAGCGCGGAGACCGCACTGTGTGTTATTGGTCAATGCCAATGTCAATCACTCCTCGCCCCGCCTTTTCTACGATTTCCGCTTCCTTGACCAATCGCGGCGCCTCGCGGGGCCGCCCAGGCGCGCCCCGCAGCGCGATTGGCTGCGCCCCCCTCAGTCCTGCCCACGCACGGCAGCCAATTGATGCACTCCCATTGGCCCGTTCGGCTGCCAATCATGCCGACATGACTCAATCGCGGCGCGCCGGCGTCTTACCCGCTCCCATTGGCCGCTGCGCGCTGCCCGCAGCCGCTTATTGGTCGAGAGCGCCGTCACTCAGGGCGATCCGGCGCGGCGATTGGCCGCACGGCGCCGGTGTAGGCGGGGCTCCCCGCCGTGCTCCCAGCGTGCCCCGCGCGGCCCGAGGCGAGCGCGGCCCGTGCCCGTCGCCGCCTCCGCCATGTCCGAGTtcggccccgcgccgcccccgcccccccagCCCGGgtccgcccccgccgccccccccctCGGCCGGGCCcggggggggcccggggggcggcggcggcggcggcggcggcggcgggacgGGGCGTAAGGACGCGTTCGCCGACGCGGTGCAGCGCGCGCGGCAGGTgaggggcgcggcggggcggcgggaggcggcgggaggGGTCGGGGACCCCCCGCGACCCCCCCCGGggcgccgcggccccgcccccacGTTCCCGGTAaggccccgccccccccgggGGTCGTGGGAGATGGggtcacccctcccccaccccccgggaccccccccccccccccacacgcGTTCCACCCCCCAGCTCccgccccccccgcgccccaATAAAACCCCGCAGCCCCCCCGGTTGTTTTCCCCCGGTTCCGGCAGATCCCGGCGCCGTAATTACGGTAGTTACGGCCCGTTACCGTAATTCCCTGCGAGCCCCGGGGCCTCCCCCGCTCCGCGCGCCCTTTGGCG harbors:
- the LOC125318913 gene encoding LOW QUALITY PROTEIN: low-density lipoprotein receptor-like (The sequence of the model RefSeq protein was modified relative to this genomic sequence to represent the inferred CDS: deleted 1 base in 1 codon), with the translated sequence MGPDGTRVQGRRRREHRHGPGSAPGPGSAPGTAQAPGSTPGRTGTGTGIVTEQREQPGADLGPPRWALGLPGGDREAPGRAPGPSCSFWERRRPRRRHRAQRPPPCPPDQLPCGDGSCLSRTFACDGERDCPDGEDELGCGPAPSPPPCDPFYFRCRDGSCIPLLWRCDGERDCRDGGDEEPELCGTPRPPRACPPLQFPCGSGECVHGRWRCDGTPDCRDSSDEEGCAAPPPCPLGQLRCRDGRCIPGARACDGTPDCRDGDDEEECPDAPSCAPPHRFRCRSGECIAIGQVCDARRHCRDWSDEPLKECGVNECLAGGGGCSHGCRDLRVGFECLCPPGFSLDPDNRTCHGPPGTLLVSTRHQVLALGGPEPQILRGPIKHAAALDVGIEGGSLFWGDPSEGLIYRAPLAAGPAVPLGVVPGPGSPAGIALDWIHRLLYWTEPGSGCVAVSDPSGLRHRTLHRDPRTRPWGVVVDPLNGYLYWSDWGSRPHIAQGAQDGAPPQALVTEDVERPQGLALDQSSQRLYWADGRLHTVSSVALDGSGRQTHLRDPQHLAQPLGLAVFQDWAFWTDPSRGSLVATRLQGGSSAPQVVAQELFSPEAVVVLHPGRQPAGPNRCEGPGGACSFLCLPSPIRGPGSPRFSCACPDGEHLDSDGRTCVIEHPGTPEPLARNLSKEGNASIGDLGGTGGAWPGLTALGVLLPLGLVLCLGVAARALWREWRRRSTNSISFTNATFRKGPGDPLDGGGARGPPAATDVRG